The sequence ACTCCTCCCTACGCCGATCGCGCGCGCTTCGCGGGCCGCGGCAGACCACGCCGCGACGCCCAGGAGCCGTCGAGTGGACGCTGCAGCGCGGGGGATCATGCAGCCGCGCGACCGCGCAGTCGCGTCGCGAAGGCGCCCCTCAGTGCGTGCGCGTGATGAGCTTCACGAACGCGACATAGCCCCCGAAGCGGAGCTTATCGCCATCGCGGAGGTCGCGGCGCCCGTTGAAGCCCACATGCTCCTCGTTGACGAACGTGCCGTTTGTGGAGCCCGTGTCCTCGAGGGTGATGGTGCCGCTCACTCCGTCGATCGAGAGGGCCGCGTGCCGCGAGGACGTGGTCGCGTCACTCAGCGGGATGTCGACGTTCTCGCCCGAATTCGCGCGGCCGATCACCTTGCGGCCGCCGGTGAGCGGCCAGAACTCCCCGGCGGGGTTCGCCTGGTAGGAGACGACGAAGCCACGCAGCGCGTTGGCGGGCAGCGCCTGGGGCGGAGGCGGCTGGTACGCGGGCGCAGCCGCAGCGACGGGCGCGGGCGGCGGTGCAGGCGCGAACTGGGGCTGCGGGGCCTGATCGAAACCACCGCCGCCGAAGCCCTGGCCCTGCTGCGGGTAGCCGCCGAAGCCTTGCGGTTGGTGGGGCTGATGCGGCTGCTGCGGTTGCTGCTGGCCGAAGCCGCCGCCACCGAAGCCCTGCTGTGGCTGCTGACCGAAGCCGCCGCCACCGAACCCCGCGTTGGGGTCGGGGAAGCCGCCCTGCTGCTGGCCAAATCCACCTTGGGGCTGCTGACCGAAGCCGCCGCCCTGATCGAAGCCGCCGCCACCGTACTGCGGCTGTTGACCGAAGCCGCCGCCACCGCCGGGGAAGCCACCCTGCCCCGCGGGATAGCCGCCGGACTGCTGGAAGCCCCCGCCCTGCTGGCCTTGGGGGTTGCCGTACGCGTCATTCGTGAAGGGCATGGCGTCGATCGGCGGCAGCCCACCCTGATGCGGCTGCTGGGGCGCGCCGTATTGGGGAGCTTGCCCAAATGGCGAGGGGCCGAGCGAATATCCGCAGACGTTGCAGAACTTGTCGGAGGACTGTGGAACAGCGCCGCATTGCGGACAGGGGGCCATGAGATTCTCCAGTGGACCAGAGGGCGCACGTCGGGCGCGCCCGCGACGATCATATCCGACAATTCTCGCGGCGCGCGAGTACCTGACGAAAATCTAGGCGGGCGGCGGCGCGATCCCTACGCGCGGCGCGGCGCGGCGCGACGCGGCCAGGGCACGAAAGAGGGGCGCTCAGATGCGGCGAAACACGCCCACGACGACGCCGAGGAGCATCGTCGCGCGGAAGTCCATCGCGCGCACCAGGATCGGCGCCATGGTCTTGTTCGCGGGCTGGAAGCGCACGTAGTCCTTCTCGGGGAAGTAGTACTTGACCGTCGCCTCGTCGCCGATGAGCGCGACGACGATGTCGCCGCGGCTCGCGGTGAGCTGCTTGCGCACGAAGATGTAGTCGCCGCTCAGGATGCCGGCGTCGATCATGCTGTCGCCCGAGACGCGGAGGCCGAAGACCTCGCGGCCGCCGCGGATGAGCCCGCGGTCGACGCGCACCGTGTCGATGACGTTCTCTTCGGCGAGGATGGGCATGCCCGCCGCCACGCGACCGAGCACCGGGATCTCGACGAGGTCGTCATCGTCCATCCGGAGCGACTGGGCGTTGGCTTCGTCGTTCGACGCCTCGAGCGGGCCCACCGGCCCCGGCCCCGTGGGGCGGAGCGCGCGGCTCTTCATGTCTTCGCGCGTGAGGTATCCCTTGCGCTCGAGCGCGCGAAGGTGGTCGTTCACGCCGTTCGTGGAGCGAATCCCCATGCGCGCGCCGATCTCGCGGAGCGTGGGAGGGTACCCCCGATCGACGATGGACTGCTTGATGTAGTCGAGGACCATCTGCTGCCGCTGGGTAAGCCCTTGCATGTTGCAACGAACAGTACTGAACGCACGTTACCAGGTCAAGAACGCGGCACCGTTTGCGCGCAAGAGCTTGATCTTACAACGGAATTTTCGATGCGTGGGGCGCGCACACTGGCCGCGTTCGAGGGCCGTCCGGGGGCCTCGGAAGGCCCTCCCCGACCGCCGCCCCACAGGGACGGGCGAGCAGCGGCAGGCTACTTCTTCTTTGCCCAGACGGTGTCGATGAAGGGCCCCTCGAACGGATCGCCGTGGCAGGTCTCGCAGCCGTGCTCCTTGCCGTCGACGCGCTTCACTTTGTCGACGAACTCCGTCTGCATCCACTTCGCGAGCGCCTTCTTGTCGCCGTGGTCGAGCGACTCCATGCGCCCCTGGTGGCAAGAGTCGCAGTAAATTGGGCTCCCGTCGGCGAGCACGAGGCCGCGCGAGAAGTCGTTCCACATGCGGGTGGCGACGGCCTTCTTGGGCGTGGCGGCCTTGAAGTCGTCGGCGTCGTGGCAGGCGCCACACTGGACGCCGAGCGCCTTGGTGAAGGTCTTCATGACCTTCCGCAGCTTCTGCGGCTCGATTTTGTCGAGCGGGGGGAGCCGCTTGGGGTCGAGGCCGATCGCGGCGAGCTCCGAGGCCATCGCGCTCGGCGCGATGGGCTTCATCACGACCGGCGCCTTGACGGGCGAGGCCACCGCGCCGCTCGGCGCCGGTGCTGCCGAACCGGACGCGACGGGCGGCGCCGAAGGCCCCGGGCCCGCGGGGACGACGGGGGCGGGAGTGTTCCCACCGCACGCGGCGGCGGCCGTGGACAGGGACACGCCGAGGAGGAGCGCGAGGAGGGGGAGCTTGGAAGATGCCATCGTCGGGAGGGGGGCCTTTGAGAGTCGGGGCGTCAGAACTTGCCGGAGGTAGAGAGGAACGTAAGCTTCTCGTTGGTCTCGCGGAGCCTGCTCGTGAGCATGCGCACGGAGCTCCAGAGGACCTCGTAGGCGAGATCCTTGTTCAGAAAGAGCAGGTCGTCGAAGTCGTCTTTGGCGATGACGAGGAGCTTGCAGCGCTCGTGGGCCAACGCGTCCGCCGAGCGCACCGACTCGTCGAGGAGCGCCATCTCGCCGAACACTTCGCCAGGCCCCAGCACCGCGAGGGCCTCCTCGCCCATGCCGGAGACGTTGCGCGAGATGCGCACCTTACCCTCGGCGACGATGTACACGCGGTCGCCGCGATCACCGTAGTTGAAGATGCGCGCGCCGAGACCGTACGACTCCTCGTGGGTCACCTCGGCGATCAGCTGTAGGGCCTCGCCCGTGAGGCCCTCGAAGAAGGGGACGCGGGCGAGCTGCTCCTCGCGCTGGGCCGTCGGGCTGGGGTCGGTCACGGCCGGGAAGCGTAGCGGCAATCGCCGCCACCCGTCCACGGGTTAGCGGCGAGCTACGAGCGACGAGAATCGATCGCGGCCGCTTTGGATCATGTGGGCGGCGCGCGAAGCCGGGCGTAGAGTCGCCGCCATGACGGACACGAGAAAGGTCATCATCATCGGCTCCGGCCCTGCGGGCCACACTGCGGCGATCTACGCTTCGCGCGCCAACCTGCAGCCCCTCATGTTCGAGGGGCTCGTCCGCGGGGGCATTCCCGGCGGGCAGCTCATGATCACGAACGACGTCGAGAACTACCCGGGGTTCCCCGCGAAGGTGACCGGCCCCGATCTCATGAAGGCGTTCCGCGACCAGTCGCTCCATCAGGGCGCGGAGATCCGCACCGAAGACGTGAACCGCGTCGACCTGTCGTCGCGTCCCTTCCGCGTGTGGGCGGGCGACGACGACACGGAGTACCAGGCCGAGACCCTCATCATCGCCACGGGCGCCCAGGCGAAGTGGCTCGGCATCGAGAGCGAGCACGCGCTGAAGGGGCGCGGCGTCTCGGCGTGCGCCGTGTGCGACGGCGCGTTCTTCCGAAACCAGGACGTGGCCGTGGTGGGCGGCGGCGACACGGCGATGGAGGAGTCGATGTACCTCTCCGGTCTGTGCCGCAGCGTCGCGCTCATCCACCGCCGCGACGAGTTCCGCGCCAGCAAGGCGATGCAAGAGCGCGTGCTCAAGAACCCGAAGATCACGGTCCACTACAACACCGAGATCGACGAGATCCTCGACGTGACCAAGGGCGAGGTCACGGGCGTCCGGCTGCGCAACAACAAGACCGGCGAGAAGCAGACCCTCGACGTCACGGGGTACTTCGTCGCGATCGGGCACACTCCGAACACGGACCTCTTCGCCGGCGCGCTCGAGCTGCACGACAACGGCTACATCAAGACCAAGCCCGGCACGACGCAGACGAGCGTCGCGGGCGTGTTCGCCGCGGGCGACGTGCAGGACTTCGTCTACCGGCAGGCCGTCACGGCCGCGGGCTCGGGGTGCATGGCCGCCCTCGAGGCGGAGCGCTGGCTCGCCGCGAGCTCGAGCCACTGACGCGGCACATCCGGGTACCTCCCCCGGGCGTGGCCGGCTTCGGCCACGGATTTGGGGAGGTCGGCCCGGACGCTGAGCGAGATCGAGGTCGAGTGGCGGCCAAACCCTCGAAACTCAACGAGATTCGAGCGCTGAGGGTGCCACCCCGGCGGCGCGCTAGAAGCGGTACGACACGCCGACGTTGAGCACGTTGATGGCGTTCGTGATCGTGCCGAGGTTGACCGGCCAGTTGGTCTGGTATTTCGTGCGGCCCGCCGCGCCGTTCACGCTCCCGCAGAGGTCGCCGGGCTGGTTCGAGGTGGCGGGGTTGCACGCCGTGCCCGCGACCGCCGGGACGCCGGCCGCGCGCGGGTCGCTGTTCGTCATGTCGGCGACGAACACGTGCCCGTAGCCGACCATGAAATCGAGGGCGCCCGCGTCTGCCGCAGAGCCGGTCCGTACGCGGAACGTCGCGCCGAGCGCGAGCCCGAGGCGCGAGGCCGCGGCGAAGTCGATGTTTTGGTACTGCTTGTCCTGCGCCGACGACTCGAAGAAGCCGCCGCCACGCAGCGCGAGGCGATCGCGGATCACGTTGAAATCGCCGCCCAAGCGGACGCCGATGACGTCGCGGTAGCCACGCTTCTGATCCGCGTTCCCCGGGATGCCGCCACCGGGGATGCCCGAGACGGGGATGATCGCGTCCCCGGTCTTCGCGTCGCTCGGGAAGCGCACCTGGATCGAGTCGATGGCGCTGTTGTTCGCCCAGGTGAGGTCGAGCTCGGCGTCGAAGAGATCGTCGGCCATCGGATCGCGGTGGCCCTTGCGCGACGGACCGCCGGCGAGCGGCGCGTGGTAGCGAACGCCCAGCTTCGCCTCCATGGGGATCGCGAGCGTGACGGCGGCCTTGCCCGGGCCGCAGGTCCCCTCGACCGCCTTGTTGCCCGTGCCGCAATCGCCGAAGAACGTGTCTCCGTAGATGATCCGGCTCGCGTCGCCCCTCGCGTTGGCGGGCGTGAAGTAGTTGGCGGCGGTGCCGAGATCGCCCGACGCACGGACGGAGTCGCTCACGCGGTACCACGCAGCAAGATCGAGGCGCTCGTTCGGCGAGTAGAGGGCGCCGAACGTGCCGCCGGGGATGAAGTAGTCTTTGAGCTGCAGGTTCGTGCGGACGTCGTTCACGGGCGTGGCCGAGTCGACGTTGAGCGCGACCGAGGCGCTCGCCAGCTTGAGGTCGGCGAAGCCCCACTGGAAGCTCGCGCCGAGCCGGAGCCCTGGGATCACCTCGAAGCCGACGCCGAGCGACGGGAAGGCCAGGACGCCGTGGCGCCGGAGGAGCATGTAGCGGTTCGGGGAGGCCTGGTCGTTGACGAAGTCGGGCCAGTTGCTCTCGCCGGCGGCGCTCGGGCCGAGGAGCGCGAGGCCGACGCCGAGGCGGTCGCTGATGCGCAGGGTCCCCGCGAGCTGGGGGTTCGGGTTGACCTCGACGTCGTTGCAGACCCTCGGGAACGCGCCGCCCGAACCCGCCGCGAGCGGCTCGGTGGAGGTGTCTCCCGCGGCCTTCACGCGCGTGAAGCATGTATGATGCACGATCGCGCTCGCCTGGAGCGTGAGCTTCGTGTCTTGCCCGGCGAGGCCGGCCGGGTTGAAGAACGTGGCGAGCGGATCGGAGGCGCGCGCCACCCAGGCGCCACCGCGCGCGAGCTGCTCCGAGCCGTTGTCGGGGAACTCGGTCACGTTGGAGGCGCGGGCGGCTTGCGCGTGGAGCAGGATCGACGCGGCCCCCGCGAAGGCGAGCCCCGCGCTCGAGCCGCGGCGGCACGCCCTCATTCGCGCACCGGCGTCGCCTTGAGCGAGGCTTTCCCTTCCTTGACGTAGACCGAGAACTTCACCCGCTTGACGCCGTGGCGCTGCATGAGCGCGTCACGGTTCTTGCGCAGGGTGACCTGGAACTTCTCGAAGGTGAGGCCCTCGACCCCCTCCGAGCACTCCTTCTTGATCCGCACGTAGTCGTCGTAGACAGCGAGCCAGTCGGCCGACTCGCTCGCGGGCGACGAGGGCGCGACGCCGGCCGCCGCCGCCGACACGGGCTCGGCAGCGACGGGCTTCGCGATCATCGTCCGCTCGTCTTCCTCCTCGTCGTCGTCCCCACCGCCCGGAGGCGGCGCGATCGCGCCGAAGTCGGCCCCGCCCGGCGGCGGCGCTTGGAAACTCGGCGCGGAGGCGAGAGGCTTCGGAGGCGCGAGCGGGGGGCGCCCGATCGGTGCAGGTGCTGCGGGCGCGTTGAACGGCGCGGGCGGCCCAGGGGGCGCGGGGGCCGCGGGGGGATTGAAGGGCGGCGGCGGCCCGGGCGGATTGAAGGGCGGCGGCGGCCCTTGAGGGACCGCGGGGGCTGCCGCTGGGCTGCCGGCCGGGGGCGGCGGACCGCCAGCGGACGGGGGGGGCACGAACGGCTTCGGGGGCCCCGGCGGGACGACCGGCGCCTGCTGCCCGGGGGCGATGGTCGACTGCGAGAGCGGGAAGCTGAAGGCGCTCATGCTGGGCTGCGCGGGGACGGGCCCAAGGATGGACTCCAGGTCGGCGGGCTTGCGCGCCGCGCCGCCGCCCTTCTCCACGACACGCTCGATGCCGGCGTTGATGTCCTGCGCGAAGGCGCGGTACTCCCCCTGGAACCGAGGGAGCTGCAGGTAGTCGATCTCGCCCTTCTTGAGCCGCGCGGCCTGCGCGCGCACCTCGCGGAGCGGGCGGGAGTGCTCGAAGAACGAGAAGAGGTAGCCGAGCCCGGCGCCAGCGAGGACCGTCAGCACGACGAGCCACGTCTTGACGTTCGCCTTGTCCTTGTCGTCGGCGCCCGAGATGAAGGCCATGGGGCCGCCGATCAAGGTCCGGCTGCGGAGCACGGCCACCGAGGCGCCCAGGTCCCAGGCCTCGCCGGGCATGCGCACGGTCATGAGGCTCGTCTGGTCGCCCGCGGCCGCGTGAACCTCGGAGAAGAGCTTCGCGGGGTCGAGCTTCAGGTCTTCAGGGGTGAGCGCGTCGAAGACCGCGACGTCGAAGCCCTCGGTCGCGGCCAGCGCGACCTTGGTTCCACCCACGTAGAACGCGACGTTCGTGCGCGTGCGCGTGGAGATCTCCTTGGCGAACGACGCGTCGACCCAGCGAAGGCCCACGACCGCGCCGAGCGGCGCCTGGCCAACCTCGTCCTCGACCGGGCGCGCCACGACGCGCGCCAGCTTGCCGCCGAGCACCCACGCGTCGTCACGCATGAAGCCGTGCAGCGCGTCGAACACGAGCGGGTAGCCACCAAGCTCGAAGTCGGGGAACGCGTTGACCGAGTCGTAACCGAGCTGCGCCACGAGGCGCCCGTCCCGGTCGACCAGGAAGAGCACGTCGGACTTGTACTCCGGCGGGAGCTTGCCGTTGAACGCGGCGAGGGCCTTCTTGCCCTCCTCCTTCGAGTTCGGCGAGATGTCCTTTCCGTTCGAGGACTTGAGCGCCTTGGTGACGGCGGGGTCGACGCTCACCAGGATGAGGTTGTCGAGCCGCCGCCGCGCGTCGATCTGGAGCGCCCAGTTGACGACCTGGCCGTCCCCGCGCAGGGCCTCTTCCATGCCCTTGGTGTTCGCGCGGTTGAACTGCCCTACCGCCAGGGACACGACGTAGATCGCGGCTCCGACGAGGAGGGAGAGAATGAGCACCCACAGACGCGAGAGGATCATCATGGCGCTCAGTCCCCCCCTTCCCCGAGGTTGATCGGCTCTTTGATCTCGAACGTGCCCCGGTCTTTCGCGATCGCGCTGACGCCCTTGCCAGCCCGTTTTCCGCCGAAATACGCCTTGAGCACGTAGTCCCCCGCGGGGAGCGCGAAGGCGAAGCCCCCGTCACGCCCGGGGTACGCCACCGCGACGGTCTGAGGATCGACGACCACGAACGTTCGGACGCTGGGGAAGAGCTCGTCGCGGAACTCGTAGCGGCCGCCGCCGTCTGGCGCGGTCCACTCGCGCGTCGCACCCGGCGCGATGGGATCGGCCGCGAAGCTCTTGTTGCCGACGATGAAGGGCTTGTGAGGGAACGGGTCGACGTTCTTCAGCACGAGCTTCGTCTTGGGTGAGACCGCGATCGTCGTAGGCACGATGCGCCCGCCGGAGATCTTCATGAGCACGGGCTCGTGCGGGGCGGCCGTCTGGGCGGTCGTCGCCGCGACGCAGACGTCGCGCGAGAGGTTCGCCGAGAGCACGCGAAACCTGGCCTCGACGGCCGGGGACGGCTCACGCCAGGTCCACCTGTGGGCGTCCGGCTTGGCGGCCTCCGCGTACACCTCGGGGAGGAGCTTGTCCTGACCCGTGATGCGACCGCGGACGTTGGGGGTGACTGCGTGCCCGATCCCCGACAGCGCGAGCGCGGCGGCGAGGATGGGGACGAGATGTGCGTATTTCCCTTTTTGCATGGATTCGGGCGGCGGCGCGCCGATCCACGGGCGCTCGCGCGGCCTCGGAGGATACCCGAACGCCCCGCCCCGTGGGGAGAAACTCGGGCGAGGTCGCGGAAGAACCTTCCTGTCGACCGGCGGCCGTTCGCCCGGCCGTTCGCCAGGCCGTCAGCGCTGCGCGCCGAGCCTCGGGAAGGTGAGCACGAAGCGCGTCCCGCCCTCGTGGCGGCGCTCAATCGCGATCTGCGCGCGGTGGTCGTCCACGATCTTCTTCACGATGGACAGGCCGAGGCCCGTCCCTTCGCCCGGAGCCTTCGTGGTGAAGAAGGGGGTGAAGACCCGCGCGACGTCCTCCTCGGCCACGCCCGCGCCGTTGTCCTCGACCACCACGAGCACACTCTCCGTGGTCGCGCGCGTCGCGACGCGGAGCACCCCGGGCCGCGCCGTGGCCGCCATCGCGTGACAGGCGTTGGTCACCAAGTTGACGAACACCTGCGCGAGCTGCTCGGGCATTCCGCGCACCATCCCGTGCTCGCCGTCCGCGAAGTCACGCACGACCTCGGCGCTCGCCTCCGCGAGCACGTGCTCGCAGAACGTGAGGGCCTGCTGGACGACCCCCTCCACCGACACGGCGACCTGCACCTCGCGCGAGGGGCGGGCGTAGCTGTTGAGGTCGCGCGTGAAGCGCAGCATGCGCCCCGCGCTGTCGCTGATGCGACGCAGGCGCTCGATCGCCTCGGGATCTCCCCCCTCGCGGGCCTGGCGGAGGAGGGCGTCGGTGTACACGACGATGGAAGTGAGCGGGTTGTTGAGCTCGTGCACGATGCCCGCGGCGAGCTGGCCGAGCGACGCGAGCTTCTCGGCCTGCACCATGTGCGCGGTCAGGGCCTGGAGCTCGCTCGCCGCACCGCGCGCGCGCACTTGGGCGCGCGCGACCGCCAGGCCACGCTCCATGGCGAGGCCGGTGCGCAGCAACAGATCGTGCTCCGCCGAGCCAGGCTGGGCGCCCCCGTCTGCGGTCGATCCGAGGTGCAGCGTCGTGCCGGCGGCCCCGACCGGCACGACAATCTCTTCGAGGAGCGAGGGGAACAGGCGGGCGCCCGGGCGAGCCTCCGTGGGCGCGTGGAGCGCTGGCGGGAGCGCGACGACGAGCTCGGGCGCGCGGCTGCGAACGCACAAGACGGCGCCCACCGCGCGCGCGGGCAGCAACTCGGACACGACGCGCACGAGGGACTCGACGACCGCGCGCTCGCCCTCGTCGACGGGCATCTCGCACGACGCGACGAACAGGCGATCGAGCCAGCGGGGCGGCATCTGGAGGGCGCGCATGTGCATGCCCGACGCCTTTGCGTGCGACTCGGGAGCGTCGCGCTCGTCGGGACTGGCGGCGACTGCGGCGTCGGGCGCCGGCACGAGCTCGGGGGACGATCGGGAAGGGCGTCTCATTTCATGGCTCTCCCTGACGGCCCTCGCTCGATCGGTCGAGGTCCAGGATGTTCTGCCGGCCCACGTAGCTCTTGGTCTCGTAGCGGGTTATTTTCCCGATTTTGCGGACTATTTCGGCCATGCGGTCGGCCTCGGAGCTGATGACGTCGGCGGCGTTGGAGCCAGGGGTCCCCGGCGCGAGGACTCGCTTCAGGAGCAGCGCGTAGTTCAGCACGCTCGTGAGCGGCTGGTTCAGCTCGTGCGCGGCGGCCCCCGCGAGCTCCGCCACGATGGCCTGGCGCTCCTGCGCGAGGATCTGCTCGTGCGCTCGCTCGAGGCGCGCCTCCATTTGCATCTTCTCGCGGAGGTCGGTGAACAAGCCCACCGTGCCCACCGGCTGGTCTCCCTCGTAGATGAGCCCCCCCGCGAACAACACCGGCACGATCGCGCCGGCACCGTCGACGATCTCGGTGCGCACGCCCTGAACGCGGCCGCCTCCGGCGCGGATCATCTTCATGTGTTTGGCCGCGCCGCCCTTTGGGTAAAGGATCTTGACCGATCGTCCGACGACCTCCGACGCGGGCCGCCCGTAGATGCGCTCCGCGGCCTGGTTGAAGAGCACGACCTCGCCGCGCAGGTCGGCCGTGATGATCGCGTCGACCGACGAGTCGATCACCCGCTGGAGGAAGTCTTTGGTCTTCACGAGCTCCGCCTCGACCTCGCGGCTCCGAGTGACGTCTCGGAACGAGCAGAGCACGATGCCCTCCTCCCGGAGCACGGAGCTGAAGTTCACGTCGAGGATCGCGATGCGGCCGTCGCTTCGGCGCACGAGGACGTCGACCCCCTTCGGGAACACGCCCCGCGCGAAGCCGCTCCCGAGCGCGTCGGCCATCGTCCGATCTTCGAACAGGTCTTGCAGGCGGCGACCGCGGAGGTCCTCCTCGGTGTAGCCCGTGATATCGCGCGCGCGCGGGTTCGAGAAGTGCAAGCGCCCCTCGGAGTCGACCACGACGATGCCGTCGCCCGAGCTCTCGAAGAAGTCGGCGTAGCGCTGGAGCGAGCGCATGCGGCGCTCGGCCTCGAACCGGGCCACAGTGACCTGCTGGGTCTGGTCGCGGAGGGTCTGGAGCACGCGCGCGTTCCGCAGCGCGATGGCCATCGCGCTGGCGACGATGCGGCACATGGCGAGCTCGCGCTCGCCGAAGGCGCCCCGTTGCCGCGCTCGCAGCGTGAGCACGCCCGTCGCCCGACCCTCGTACAGGATGGGCATGATGGCGAGAGAGCTGAACGCGAGCGCGTGCCCCTCGCTGCGAAAGATCTCGAGCGCGGGGTGCGTCTCCGCGTCGTCGATCATCAGGGTCTCCCCCGAGGCGAGGACGCCCTGGATTTCAGGATACTTGGAGAGATCGATGGGCAGATCGCGCAGCTGCTCGTCGTCCGAGGCGGCGACGACGTACCCCACGTTTCCCTCGCGGACGAGCACGATGGACACGCGGTCGACGTGCGCGACCTCGGCGATGCGCTGCACGACCGTGAAGAGGATCCCGCGGAAGTCGAGGTTGGACGCGAGGGTCTGGGTGAGCTCGGTCACGATGAGCGCGTCGCGCTCTCTCCGCGCAAGCTCGTCTTTTGCGGCGCGGAGCCGGAGTTGGCCGCGCACGCGCGACACGAGCTCGACCGCCTTGAAGGGCTTGCGAAGGAAGTCGTCGGCCCCCGCGTCGAACGCCCGCGCGATCTCGTCCTCGGCGTCGAGGGCGGTGAGCACGACGACCGGCACGTCGCGCGTGTCGGGGCGCGCCCGCAGAATGCGCAAGATCTGGTAGCCGTCGGGGCTCGGCATCACGAGGTCGAGGAGGACGACCGACGGACGAACGCGGTCGATCTCCTTCAGCGCCTCGCCGCCCGAGGCCGCGGCGATCCACTCCATCCCGGCCTGGCCGAGCGCGCTCGTCAGCACATGGCGGCTGACGGCGTCGTCGTCGACCACGAGCACGGGTCCTTCTGCCATTGGTCTGATCATAGCGCCGGTTTCGCCCAGGACAGCAAGTCCTCGACGGTCCGCGCCCGTCAGTCTTCCACGAAGAGCCCCGCCTGGAGCGCGGCCTGGCCGGCCGGCCGCGCCCGCCCGAAGTGGTCGTAGGCGCGCTTCGTGGCGATTCGGCCCCGCGGAGTCCGGCCCAGGTACCCCTGCTGGAGAAGGTAGGGCTCGTACACGTCTTCGATCGTGTCGCGCGGCTCGCCGAGGGCGGCGGCGAGCGTCTCCACGCCGACCGGGCCCCCGTCGTAGTCGTCCAGAATCACCTTCAGGAGCCGCCGGTCCATCTCGTCGAAGCCGGCGCGGTCGATGTCGAGGCGCTCGCACGCGGTGCCCACGGCGCGCTCGTCGATGGCGCCCGAACCGAGCACCTCCGCGAAGTCCCGGCAGCGCCGCAGCAGGCGGTTGGCGACCCGCGGCGTGCCGCGCGACCGCACGGCGATCTCGTGGGCGGCGGGCGCGGTGATCGGCACGCCGAGCAGCTCGGCGCTCCGCGCGACGATACGCGCCAGCTCTTCGGGGGGATAGAAGTCGAGCCGCACCGCGTGACCGAAGCGGGAGAGCAGCGGGCCGGTGAGCAGGCCGGTGCGGGTGGTCGCGCCAACCAGGGTGAACGGGTTCACGGGAATTTGGATGGAGGAGGCGAAGGCGCCTTCCCCGGTGACGACCTCGATCTGGAAGTCCTCGAGCGCCGGGTAGAGGCTCTCCTCGACGATCGGGTTCAGGCGATGGATCTCGTCGATGAAGAGGATGTCGTTCGGGCCGAGCTTGGTGAGGAGCCCCGCGAGCGCCCCCTTGTGCTCGACCACGGGCCCGTTCGTCATGTGGAGCGTGACGCCCATCTCGGCGGCCAGGATCTGCGCGAGCGTGGTCTTGCCGAGGCCCGGCGGCCCGGAGAGCAGGAGGTGATCGAGCGGCTCGCCACGTCGGCGCGCCGCCTCGACGAACACGCGGAGGTTCTCCTTGTGCTTCTCTTGTCCGATGTAGTCTGCAAATACTTTGGGACGGAGCGCGCGGTCGTAGCGCACATCGTCGCCCTGGAGCCCGCCGCCCACGGCCCGCCCCTCGCGACCCCCGACGTCCGGCTCGACCGCGGCCTCCGCAGCCAATTTCCCCGCAGCGCGCGAGCGGCCCTCCTGGCCTGCCCCACCTGCTCTTCGGCTCCCGTTCGCCATCGCCCGCGGACGGTAGCACCTCTCGCGGAGATTGCCGCTGCGCGACGCCAGACCCCGCGCTATCACTCCGCGCCCCGCGGCGCGCCCGCCGCGGCCCCGACACGACCACCATGCCCCCGCTCGATCCATCCCCCTGCCCCGCCAAGACCCGCCGAGACCTCGAGTGGGACCGCCTCCTCGCGGCCCTGGCCGACCGCTGCGCGGGCGTGCCCGGCAAGAAGCTCGCGCTCGCCCTGCCCTTCGCCGCTACGCGCGAAGACGCGGTGCGGCGGCTGGGCGAGGCGTCGGAGGCCGCGGCGCTGCGCCGGCGCGGCGAGCCGCTCCCCACCGCGGCGCTGCCCGACCTGGGGGTGTCTCTGGACCGCGCGAGGGCCGAGGGAGTCCTGTCGCCGGTGGAGCTGCGCGCCCTCGCCGCCGCGCTGGAGAGCGCGCGGACCACGCGGCGCTTCTTGGCGTCG comes from Myxococcales bacterium and encodes:
- a CDS encoding FHA domain-containing protein; this translates as MAPCPQCGAVPQSSDKFCNVCGYSLGPSPFGQAPQYGAPQQPHQGGLPPIDAMPFTNDAYGNPQGQQGGGFQQSGGYPAGQGGFPGGGGGFGQQPQYGGGGFDQGGGFGQQPQGGFGQQQGGFPDPNAGFGGGGFGQQPQQGFGGGGFGQQQPQQPHQPHQPQGFGGYPQQGQGFGGGGFDQAPQPQFAPAPPPAPVAAAAPAYQPPPPQALPANALRGFVVSYQANPAGEFWPLTGGRKVIGRANSGENVDIPLSDATTSSRHAALSIDGVSGTITLEDTGSTNGTFVNEEHVGFNGRRDLRDGDKLRFGGYVAFVKLITRTH
- the lexA gene encoding transcriptional repressor LexA, with the protein product MQGLTQRQQMVLDYIKQSIVDRGYPPTLREIGARMGIRSTNGVNDHLRALERKGYLTREDMKSRALRPTGPGPVGPLEASNDEANAQSLRMDDDDLVEIPVLGRVAAGMPILAEENVIDTVRVDRGLIRGGREVFGLRVSGDSMIDAGILSGDYIFVRKQLTASRGDIVVALIGDEATVKYYFPEKDYVRFQPANKTMAPILVRAMDFRATMLLGVVVGVFRRI
- a CDS encoding cyclic nucleotide-binding domain-containing protein, translated to MTDPSPTAQREEQLARVPFFEGLTGEALQLIAEVTHEESYGLGARIFNYGDRGDRVYIVAEGKVRISRNVSGMGEEALAVLGPGEVFGEMALLDESVRSADALAHERCKLLVIAKDDFDDLLFLNKDLAYEVLWSSVRMLTSRLRETNEKLTFLSTSGKF
- the trxB gene encoding thioredoxin-disulfide reductase produces the protein MTDTRKVIIIGSGPAGHTAAIYASRANLQPLMFEGLVRGGIPGGQLMITNDVENYPGFPAKVTGPDLMKAFRDQSLHQGAEIRTEDVNRVDLSSRPFRVWAGDDDTEYQAETLIIATGAQAKWLGIESEHALKGRGVSACAVCDGAFFRNQDVAVVGGGDTAMEESMYLSGLCRSVALIHRRDEFRASKAMQERVLKNPKITVHYNTEIDEILDVTKGEVTGVRLRNNKTGEKQTLDVTGYFVAIGHTPNTDLFAGALELHDNGYIKTKPGTTQTSVAGVFAAGDVQDFVYRQAVTAAGSGCMAALEAERWLAASSSH
- a CDS encoding outer membrane protein transport protein, translating into MRACRRGSSAGLAFAGAASILLHAQAARASNVTEFPDNGSEQLARGGAWVARASDPLATFFNPAGLAGQDTKLTLQASAIVHHTCFTRVKAAGDTSTEPLAAGSGGAFPRVCNDVEVNPNPQLAGTLRISDRLGVGLALLGPSAAGESNWPDFVNDQASPNRYMLLRRHGVLAFPSLGVGFEVIPGLRLGASFQWGFADLKLASASVALNVDSATPVNDVRTNLQLKDYFIPGGTFGALYSPNERLDLAAWYRVSDSVRASGDLGTAANYFTPANARGDASRIIYGDTFFGDCGTGNKAVEGTCGPGKAAVTLAIPMEAKLGVRYHAPLAGGPSRKGHRDPMADDLFDAELDLTWANNSAIDSIQVRFPSDAKTGDAIIPVSGIPGGGIPGNADQKRGYRDVIGVRLGGDFNVIRDRLALRGGGFFESSAQDKQYQNIDFAAASRLGLALGATFRVRTGSAADAGALDFMVGYGHVFVADMTNSDPRAAGVPAVAGTACNPATSNQPGDLCGSVNGAAGRTKYQTNWPVNLGTITNAINVLNVGVSYRF